Proteins co-encoded in one Zerene cesonia ecotype Mississippi chromosome 3, Zerene_cesonia_1.1, whole genome shotgun sequence genomic window:
- the LOC119837455 gene encoding lipid storage droplets surface-binding protein 1 isoform X4, translated as MPTVQKPGLPRLESLQRVAHIPIVESGIGVTEKIYSKIRESNPLIRWYLTLGEKSFDIGVQLALPAVHLLETPIHQLDRFLCKSLDVVEKRVPSIYLPPQAMYSETRQFVLRRADSVKQLGTAVLDSRVTAVTATALDRALTTADKYVDRYLPPDYQDAADVVIIVTSAESSGGGESGRARAELALQHGQRLGRKLQRRLTRQALAEAKAIKEQIHVLVYVAELIATDPILAWQKAKELYASLSKPEPENQARPATLEELVVLLSRETARKVVHLINYTHSDLPKNVRQGLTAVTNHLSVAAETLLKTVPVETALSEVRSWRGKLKALLQQLQDTSKTYLEQLAMFLAGNEEREKITPRSVYEQRDDLAAINGYN; from the exons GTCGAGTCTGGGATCGGTGTCACcgaaaaaatctattcaaaaataagA GAATCCAACCCCCTCATCCGCTGGTACCTCACCCTGGGTGAGAAGTCTTTCGACATTGGAGTCCAACTCGCGCTACCAGCGGTTCACTTGCTGGAGACGCCTATCCACCAACTCGATCGGTTCCTCTGCAAGTCACTGGATGTGGTGGAGAAACGGGTCCCGTCGATCTATTTGCCGCCACAGGCT ATGTATTCTGAAACCCGGCAGTTCGTGCTCCGCAGAGCGGACTCGGTGAAGCAGCTCGGGACAGCTGTCCTGGACTCGCGGGTGACCGCGGTGACGGCCACCGCGCTGGACCGCGCGCTCACCACCGCCGACAAGTACGTGGACAGATACCTGCCCCCGGATTACCAGGATGCTGCTGATG TGGTGATAATAGTGACGAGCGCGGAGAGCTCGGGCGGGGGGGAGTcggggcgcgcgcgcgcggAGCTCGCGCTGCAGCACGGCCAGCGGCTCGGCCGCAAGCTGCAGCGGCGGCTCACGCGCCAGGCGCTCGCTGAGGCCAAGGCGATTAAGGAGCAGATACACGTGCTGGTGTATGTCGCCGAGCTG ATCGCTACGGACCCGATACTCGCCTGGCAGAAGGCGAAGGAACTGTACGCATCTCTCTCCAAGCCCGAGCCGGAGAACCAGGCCCGACCGGCCACGCTCGAGGAGCTCGTTGTCTTGTTGTCCCGCGAGACCGCGAGGAAAGTCGTGCATCTGATTAACTATACGCACTCCGATTTGCCGAA AAATGTCCGTCAAGGGTTGACAGCTGTCACCAACCATCTGTCCGTGGCCGCCGAGACGTTGCTCAAG ACGGTACCGGTTGAAACGGCTCTATCGGAAGTGAGAAGTTGGCGCGGAAAGCTCAAGGCGCTCCTACAGCAACTGCAGGACACATCAAAGACTTACCTT GAACAACTAGCGATGTTTTTGGCGGGAAATGAAGAGCGCGAAAAAATAACGCCACGTTCGGTTTACGAGCAACGCGATGATTTGGCGGCCATCAAtggatacaattaa
- the LOC119838661 gene encoding splicing factor 3A subunit 1, translated as MPSIDVMLPPGQVSDAPEEPVAPPPPVIGIIYPPPEVRNIVDKTASFVARNGPEFEARIRQNELGNPKFNFLNSGDPYHAYYQHKVKEIREGKGQDTAPALLAPPIQRPGLAPATAARQQELLKAAAPSEPPPPRDPPPDFEFIADPPSISALELDIVKLTAQFVARNGRQFLTDLMKKEERNHQFDFLRPQHSLFQYFTRLLEQYTKVLLPPKELVSKLSSEIRSGVLEQARTRAAWHSHQAKRKAADEARIEKERLAYASIDWHDFVVVETVDYPAGEPGDFPPPTTPLEVGARVLAQERGEDIAHHNEEDDTEMQLESESESESDDDLAEMEDRTQQQQRPDDNRVQDMEEESSSSEDEGLPEPPRQAGDEAPLPPRPDRVVVKKYDPKRARPQPTPANEEWLVSPITGEKIPANKVADHVRIGLLDPRWLEQRDRAAAERTDRDEALAPGAAIEESLKHLAERRTDIFGVGDEETAIGKKIGEEEKKRDERVTWDGHTSSVEAATRAARAHITLEDQIQQIHKVKGLLPDEEKEKIGPKPVPASRSGGRPPPPPAQRPPAPAPAPAPVLLQPIPPLMVLPPMPPRAPLIPTPVGAPFGFVPNVPVGNVVGNVSVGAVPLPEDDEPASKRARTEDALEPESSWLAKHPDTVTVQVSLPHLPERGEWRLDGRCVPLSVSLAAPAADLKHSLQRATNMPIAKQKLHYEGLFFKDTNSLAYYNVPPGAVIQLQVKERGGRKK; from the exons ATGCCGTCAATAGATGTGATGCTGCCCCCTGGGCAGGTCAGCGATGCACCGGAGGAGCCAGTGGCTCCTCCGCCGCCAGTTATTGGCATTATATATCCTCCTCCGGAAGTAAGGA ATATTGTGGACAAAACTGCAAGCTTCGTGGCTCGTAATGGCCCAGAATTTGAAGCCCGTATCAGGCAGAATGAACTCGGAAACCCTAAGTTCAACTTTCTCAACTCCGGCGATCCTTATCATGCCTACTATCAGCACAAAGTTAAGGAAATCAGAGAAGGAAAAG GTCAAGACACAGCTCCTGCACTATTGGCTCCACCAATTCAAAGACCTGGTCTTGCTCCTGCCACTGCTGCACGGCAACAAGAGCTCCTCAAGGCAGCAGCTCCGAGTGAGCCTCCACCACCACGTGACCCTCCACCAGACTTTGAATTTATTGCCGATCCTCCATCAATATCAGCACTTGAGCTTGACATTGTTAAACTTACTGCACAATTTGTAGCCAGAAATGGGAGACAATTCCTTACAGACTTAATGAAGAAAGAAGAGCGAAATCATCAATTTGATTTCTTACGTCCACAGCATTCACTGTTCCAATATTTTACGCGCCTTTTGGAGCAGTATACAAAAGTGCTTCTGCCACCAAAAGAGCTTGTTTCCAAGTTGAGTTCAGAGATAAGATCTGGAGTGTTGGAGCAGGCCCGCACCCGAGCTGCATGGCATTCACATCAAGCTAAACGTAAGGCTGCTGACGAGGCGCGTATCGAGAAAGAAAGATTGGCGTATGCATCCATTGACTGGCATGATTTTGTAGTTGTTGAAACTGTCGATTATCCTGCCGGCGAACCGGGAGACTTCCCTCCGCCAACTACACCGTTGGAAGTTGGAGCGAGAGTGCTTGCTCAAGAACGCGGGGAGGACATCGCCCATCATAACGAAGAAGACGATACGGAGATGCAACTTGAATCCGAATCAGAATCTGAGTCTGATGACGACCTAGCTGAAATGGAAGATCGCACACAACAGCAGCAACGGCCTGACGACAACAGAGTACAGGATATGGAAGAGGAGAGCTCATCCTCTGAAGATGAGGGTCTTCCGGAGCCTCCCAGACAAGCTGGAGACGAAGCCCCATTACCACCGAGACCGGATCGCGTGGTGGTTAAGAAGTACGATCCGAAACGTGCTCGCCCGCAGCCGACTCCGGCCAACGAGGAATGGCTGGTGTCTCCAATCACCGGAGAAAAGATTCCGGCTAACAAAGTGGCTGATCACGTGAGGATCGGTCTGCTGGACCCGCGCTGGTTGGAGCAGAGAGACCGCGCGGCGGCCGAGCGCACCGACAGAGACGAGGCGCTGGCTCCTGGAGCGGCTATCGAAGAGTCGCTTAAACAT CTTGCTGAACGTCGTACGGATATCTTCGGTGTGGGTGACGAGGAAACCGCCATCGGTAAGAAGATAGGTGAGGAAGAGAAGAAGAGGGATGAAAGAGTGACGTGGGACGGACACACGTCCAGTGTGGAGGCCGCTACCAGAGCTGCCAGGGCTCACATCACACTCGAAGATCAAATCCAACAGATCCATAAG GTCAAAGGTCTCCTCCCAGACGAGGAGAAGGAGAAAATCGGGCCGAAGCCCGTCCCCGCGTCCCGCAGCGGGGGCCGCCCTCCCCCGCCCCCCGCGCAGCGCccccccgcgcccgcgcccgccccCGCGCCGGTGCTGCTCCAACCGATCCCCCCGCTGATGGTGCTGCCGCCGATGCCGCCCCGCGCCCCCCTCATCCCCACCCCCGTGGGCGCCCCGTTCGGGTTCGTGCCGAACGTGCCGGTGGGCAACGTGGTCGGCAACGTGTCAGTCGGCGCCGTGCCGCTGCCGGAGGACGACGAGCCGGCCTCGAAGCGGGCCAGGACCGAGGACGCGCTGGAGCCGGAGAGCAGCTGGCTGGCCAAGCATCCCGACACGGTGACTGTACAA GTGTCGCTGCCGCACCTGCCCGAGCGCGGCGAGTGGCGGCTGGACGGGCGCTGCGTGCCGCTCAGCGTGTCGCtggccgcgcccgccgccgacCTCAAGCACAGCCTGCAGCGCGCCACCAACATGCCCATTGCGAAGCAGAAGCTGCACTACGAG gGCTTATTCTTCAAAGACACCAATTCTTTGGCCTATTACAACGTACCTCCCGGCGCCGTCATACAGCTGCAAGTTAAGGAGAGAGGCGGAAGGAAGAAATAG